The following proteins come from a genomic window of Natronosalvus vescus:
- a CDS encoding protein sorting system archaetidylserine decarboxylase, translating to MKFAPGAWRYALLPLLAAPFAFIFSVTASVVLLVLGAATLGFFRDPERTPPPSGVVAPADGTVSVCREEGTRVRLGTFMNVHNVHVVRAPFDATVHEAEHVPGAHKPAFSKDSDRNERVHLRLEPTTGRASTEPDTTDETNADDDSSPAAEVTFIAGAFARRIFPYVETGESIERGQRIGHIAFGSRVDVVFPPSVSPDDLAIEMGQKMTAGETVILEPDADTGLGMSSLEGETGLEMGGLDDEAVDSNGDGSTEDVAN from the coding sequence ATGAAGTTTGCGCCGGGCGCATGGCGGTACGCCCTCCTCCCACTGCTTGCAGCCCCGTTCGCGTTCATCTTTAGCGTGACCGCGAGCGTCGTTCTCCTCGTTCTGGGGGCCGCGACGCTCGGCTTCTTTCGCGACCCCGAACGAACGCCGCCACCGTCGGGCGTAGTCGCCCCCGCCGACGGCACCGTCTCGGTCTGCCGGGAGGAAGGCACGCGGGTTCGCCTCGGGACGTTCATGAACGTCCACAACGTCCACGTGGTTCGCGCCCCCTTCGACGCGACAGTCCACGAGGCCGAACACGTTCCTGGCGCACACAAACCGGCCTTCTCGAAGGACTCCGACCGGAACGAGCGAGTGCACCTTCGGCTCGAGCCTACCACGGGCCGGGCGTCGACCGAACCGGACACCACTGACGAAACGAACGCCGACGACGACTCGAGTCCGGCCGCCGAGGTGACGTTTATCGCCGGTGCGTTCGCCCGCCGGATTTTCCCCTACGTCGAAACCGGCGAGTCGATCGAACGCGGCCAGCGGATCGGACACATCGCCTTCGGCAGTCGGGTCGACGTGGTGTTCCCGCCCTCCGTTTCACCGGACGACCTGGCCATCGAGATGGGCCAGAAGATGACCGCTGGCGAGACGGTAATCCTCGAGCCCGATGCTGATACGGGGCTCGGGATGAGTAGCCTCGAGGGCGAAACGGGGCTCGAAATGGGTGGCCTCGACGATGAGGCGGTCGACAGCAACGGCGACGGTTCCACAGAAGACGTCGCGAACTGA
- a CDS encoding CDC48 family AAA ATPase — protein sequence MSESDDDGVTLTVRAAEKRDAGRGVARIPELARRKLGVLSGDTVVIEGETQTVAKMWPADPAIPEQVVQIDGDTRANAGVNVGDTVRVMAADKTLIREAETVTLSPPPSLSDAESRLAERVANQKLRNRPIKAGEQIRIEGVAPEPFSVVETEPAGDVRITGSTTVLVFDDTDGSGPSMPSQPSASPSEPSKPDRPSGVTYEDIGGLDEELEQVREMIELPLSEPELFKRLGVDPPSGVLLYGPPGTGKTLIARAVANEVEANFVTISGPEIMSKYKGESEEQLRRTFEEARENAPTIIFFDEIDSIAGTRNDEGDAENRIVGQLLTLMDGLDARGEVIVIGATNRVDSIDPALRRGGRFDREIQIGVPDRDGRREILEVHTRGMPLDEGVSIEKIASRTHGFVGADLDAVVTEAAMAAIRGRPTDAEERATWSTNPTVTKTHFDTALAAVEPSAMREYVAESPNMDFDDVGGLEDAKQVLRESVEWPLTYETLFERTNTDPPSGVLLYGPPGTGKTLLARALAGETDVNFVRVDGPEIVDRYVGESEKAIRKVFERARQAAPSIVFFDEIDAIAASRGADSHEVTERVVSQLLTELDGMRENPNLVVLAATNRKEHLDPALLRPGRLDTHVLVPEPDLEARREILEVHSRGKPFADDVDLDEVAADLEGYTGADLEALVRDASMRAIREVATKYGPAEANDRADEVVVERRHLEDARAAVDDKR from the coding sequence ATGAGCGAGTCGGACGACGATGGTGTGACGCTGACGGTTCGCGCGGCCGAAAAGCGCGATGCAGGTCGTGGCGTCGCTCGCATCCCGGAGTTAGCCAGACGAAAGCTCGGCGTGTTGAGCGGCGACACGGTCGTGATCGAGGGCGAGACACAGACCGTCGCGAAGATGTGGCCGGCCGATCCGGCGATACCCGAACAGGTGGTACAGATCGACGGCGACACGCGAGCGAATGCTGGCGTCAACGTCGGTGATACAGTCCGAGTGATGGCCGCCGACAAGACATTAATCCGGGAGGCAGAAACGGTAACGCTGTCTCCACCACCATCGCTGAGCGACGCCGAATCACGGCTCGCCGAGCGCGTCGCCAACCAGAAACTCCGGAACCGGCCGATCAAAGCCGGCGAACAGATCCGTATAGAGGGCGTCGCGCCGGAGCCGTTCAGCGTCGTCGAAACCGAGCCCGCCGGTGACGTCCGCATCACCGGCTCGACGACCGTCCTCGTGTTCGACGATACAGACGGCTCCGGGCCGTCGATGCCGTCTCAGCCGTCCGCCTCACCGTCTGAACCCTCGAAGCCGGATCGGCCATCCGGCGTGACCTACGAGGACATCGGCGGCCTCGACGAGGAACTCGAGCAGGTGCGAGAGATGATCGAACTGCCGCTCTCGGAGCCCGAGTTGTTCAAACGCCTCGGCGTGGATCCACCCTCGGGCGTCCTCCTCTACGGCCCGCCCGGCACCGGGAAGACCCTTATCGCCCGCGCGGTCGCCAACGAGGTCGAAGCAAACTTCGTCACCATCTCCGGCCCGGAGATCATGTCGAAGTACAAAGGCGAGTCCGAAGAACAGCTTCGCCGGACGTTCGAGGAGGCCCGCGAGAACGCCCCGACGATCATCTTCTTCGACGAAATCGACTCCATCGCGGGCACGCGAAACGACGAGGGTGACGCCGAGAACCGGATCGTCGGCCAGTTGCTCACCCTCATGGACGGTCTCGACGCCCGCGGTGAGGTCATCGTTATCGGGGCCACGAATCGGGTCGACTCGATCGACCCCGCGCTCCGTCGCGGCGGGCGCTTCGACCGTGAGATCCAGATCGGCGTCCCCGACAGGGACGGTCGCCGCGAGATCCTCGAGGTACACACCCGCGGGATGCCCCTCGACGAAGGGGTGAGCATCGAGAAAATCGCCAGTCGCACCCACGGCTTCGTCGGTGCTGACCTCGACGCAGTCGTCACGGAGGCCGCGATGGCGGCGATCCGCGGCCGACCGACCGACGCCGAGGAGCGTGCCACCTGGAGTACGAACCCGACCGTAACCAAGACCCACTTCGACACGGCGCTGGCGGCCGTCGAACCGTCGGCCATGCGGGAGTACGTCGCGGAGTCGCCAAACATGGACTTCGACGACGTCGGTGGCCTCGAGGACGCCAAACAGGTGCTTCGGGAGTCCGTCGAGTGGCCGCTGACCTACGAGACGCTCTTCGAACGGACGAACACCGATCCGCCATCCGGCGTGCTGTTGTACGGCCCGCCGGGAACCGGGAAGACCCTGCTCGCGCGGGCACTCGCCGGCGAGACCGACGTCAACTTCGTCCGGGTCGACGGCCCCGAAATCGTCGATCGCTACGTCGGCGAGTCCGAGAAAGCGATCCGAAAAGTCTTCGAGCGCGCCCGACAGGCAGCACCATCCATCGTCTTCTTCGACGAGATCGACGCCATCGCCGCCAGCCGCGGCGCGGACAGCCACGAGGTGACAGAACGGGTCGTCTCACAGCTGCTGACAGAACTCGACGGAATGCGGGAGAACCCGAACCTCGTCGTGCTCGCAGCGACCAACCGCAAGGAGCACCTCGATCCCGCACTCTTGCGCCCCGGCCGACTCGACACCCACGTGCTCGTTCCCGAACCGGATCTCGAGGCCCGCCGCGAGATTCTCGAGGTACACAGCCGCGGCAAACCGTTCGCCGACGACGTCGACCTGGACGAGGTGGCCGCCGACCTCGAGGGGTACACCGGCGCCGACCTCGAGGCGCTCGTCCGCGACGCCTCGATGCGGGCGATTCGGGAGGTCGCGACGAAGTACGGCCCGGCGGAAGCGAACGACCGCGCCGACGAGGTGGTCGTCGAACGCCGCCACCTCGAGGACGCACGGGCGGCGGTCGACGACAAGCGGTAG
- the cysE gene encoding serine O-acetyltransferase — MFGRMREDVRAMAERDPAAKSALEVFLCYPGLHALWMHRLAHQLWRGNWRLLARVLSQLARFLTGVEIHPAARIGRRVTIDHGMGVVIGETAIVGEDVHLYHGVTLGGATNEPVKRHPTLEDGVLVGANATLLGDITIGDEATVGAGSVVTDSVEPGATVAGVPARRVD, encoded by the coding sequence ATGTTCGGACGGATGCGCGAGGACGTTCGCGCGATGGCCGAACGCGATCCGGCTGCGAAAAGTGCTCTCGAGGTGTTCCTCTGTTATCCCGGGTTACACGCCCTCTGGATGCATCGACTCGCCCACCAACTGTGGCGTGGCAACTGGCGACTGCTCGCTCGAGTCCTCTCACAACTCGCCCGGTTTCTGACGGGGGTCGAAATCCATCCCGCCGCACGGATCGGCCGGCGGGTAACGATCGACCACGGCATGGGCGTCGTTATCGGCGAAACGGCGATCGTCGGCGAGGACGTCCACCTGTATCACGGCGTCACTCTCGGTGGGGCGACGAACGAACCGGTGAAGCGGCATCCGACGCTCGAGGACGGGGTACTCGTCGGGGCCAATGCGACACTGCTCGGCGACATCACCATCGGCGATGAGGCGACCGTGGGCGCCGGTTCTGTCGTCACGGACTCCGTCGAGCCAGGTGCGACCGTTGCCGGCGTACCGGCCCGGAGAGTGGACTGA
- a CDS encoding triphosphoribosyl-dephospho-CoA synthase, whose translation MSPSHDRTNPPDSSRTPAANAELALLLEVAGTPKPGNVDRRRDFPDLRFEHFLAGAVGARPGLERAERGEAIGATFERAVEGMAAQRGGNTQFGSLLLLVPLVAATRAERELDHQTARSTVEATTVEDSVGFYRAFDHVDVFVDDPPADLEPLDARRGKDAIPALEERGITLYDVMDASVPGDDVAREWVTGFERSFETADRLAALDPARSATDRVASVFLSLLAERPDTLIEKRHGETVAADVTDHATDLLESGGLETVPDRVDAFAADLVDRGVNPGTTADITAAGLFIALDRGGFDL comes from the coding sequence ATGTCGCCCTCGCACGACCGAACGAATCCACCCGACTCGTCGCGAACGCCGGCAGCTAACGCCGAACTGGCGCTGTTACTCGAGGTTGCAGGGACGCCGAAACCCGGAAACGTCGACCGACGCCGCGATTTTCCCGACCTGCGATTCGAACACTTTCTGGCCGGTGCGGTCGGCGCTCGGCCAGGTCTCGAGCGCGCGGAACGCGGCGAGGCGATCGGGGCGACGTTCGAACGAGCCGTCGAGGGGATGGCAGCACAGCGGGGTGGAAACACCCAGTTTGGTAGTCTCCTGTTGCTCGTCCCCCTCGTCGCCGCGACTCGAGCGGAACGCGAACTGGATCACCAGACCGCCAGATCGACCGTCGAGGCGACCACGGTCGAGGACAGCGTCGGGTTCTATCGCGCGTTCGATCACGTCGACGTCTTCGTCGACGACCCGCCGGCTGACCTCGAGCCACTCGACGCTCGTCGGGGCAAGGATGCGATCCCGGCGCTCGAGGAACGGGGCATAACGCTGTACGACGTGATGGACGCGAGCGTCCCCGGCGACGACGTCGCCCGGGAGTGGGTCACCGGGTTCGAACGGTCGTTCGAGACCGCCGATCGACTGGCAGCGCTCGATCCGGCCCGTTCGGCGACCGACCGCGTCGCCTCGGTGTTCCTCTCCTTGCTCGCGGAGCGGCCGGACACGCTCATCGAGAAGCGTCACGGCGAGACGGTCGCCGCTGACGTCACTGACCACGCCACCGACCTTCTCGAGTCGGGTGGCCTCGAGACCGTCCCTGACCGGGTCGACGCCTTCGCGGCCGATCTCGTCGACCGCGGCGTCAATCCGGGAACGACGGCCGACATTACCGCTGCGGGGCTGTTCATCGCCCTCGATCGGGGAGGGTTCGACCTGTGA
- a CDS encoding DUF447 domain-containing protein — MSDPEADGGAEHDGESIGWPIDLDGVAETVVTTLGPNGLWNVAALGVFAGDPARARTWGNTRTRRNFHRQGEGYVQFVHDPVDFVDAALTITERDDPVLDSADAWVRVAVESVDSGTIDGTDWEEWTLEPLESVIEHETVTPINRGFGAVIEATVAASRLEVDGYDRTDLESRLDHALDVVDRAGGTRERQAFSRLVAVSEWTPSRDRRAVIEWL, encoded by the coding sequence GTGAGCGATCCCGAGGCCGACGGCGGAGCGGAACACGATGGAGAATCGATTGGCTGGCCGATCGACCTGGACGGCGTCGCCGAAACCGTCGTCACGACGCTCGGCCCCAACGGGCTGTGGAACGTCGCAGCCCTCGGCGTGTTCGCCGGCGACCCCGCTCGAGCCCGCACCTGGGGGAACACCCGGACGCGCCGAAACTTCCACCGGCAGGGCGAGGGCTACGTTCAGTTCGTCCACGACCCCGTCGACTTCGTCGACGCCGCCTTGACGATCACCGAACGGGACGACCCCGTCCTCGACTCGGCCGACGCCTGGGTGCGGGTAGCAGTCGAGTCGGTCGATTCGGGGACGATCGACGGCACCGACTGGGAGGAGTGGACGCTCGAGCCACTCGAGTCGGTAATCGAACACGAGACGGTGACGCCGATCAACCGCGGGTTCGGTGCTGTCATCGAGGCGACGGTCGCCGCTTCGCGACTGGAAGTCGACGGCTACGATCGGACTGATCTGGAGAGCCGCCTCGATCACGCACTCGACGTCGTCGATCGAGCAGGCGGGACGCGTGAGCGCCAGGCCTTCTCGAGGCTCGTCGCCGTCAGCGAGTGGACGCCCTCGCGCGATCGTCGTGCGGTGATCGAGTGGCTGTAG
- a CDS encoding 30S ribosomal protein S17e, translating to MAIKPAYIKKTGNVLLEKYPEAFTTDFEQNKDSVTELTNIESKGVRNRIAGYVTRKKGAAISA from the coding sequence ATGGCCATCAAACCGGCATACATCAAGAAGACCGGGAACGTCCTCCTCGAGAAGTACCCGGAGGCGTTCACCACCGACTTCGAACAGAACAAAGACAGCGTCACGGAGCTGACGAACATCGAATCGAAAGGCGTTCGAAACCGAATCGCCGGCTACGTCACACGGAAGAAGGGCGCAGCCATTTCGGCCTGA
- a CDS encoding amidohydrolase family protein — translation MLELEHEFRVVDVHAQLTPDATTRPRGGPTPASPDRLEREMHQAGIVRSVVFPGVTPGESYVAPNNGVARLSVERPFVAFARINGAEAPDTDQTGRLRNALRRRQPYHTTPEDVEQYAYDDRFHGFVLDPTVDGVPDDAVLEQLETVGLPVIVAGGEGAPPATLAETLLGRGFPVIVSHFGGHPLNRSLMHELIDRLEFIDDCYLDTSVVRYRDVLERALLEHPDRVFFGSGAPASHPNVAIMEILTLDVSADKLRRAFSKNACRVIDELRPDRG, via the coding sequence ATGCTCGAGCTGGAACACGAGTTCCGCGTCGTCGACGTCCACGCCCAGTTGACGCCCGACGCGACCACCAGACCGCGGGGTGGGCCGACGCCCGCCTCTCCAGACCGACTCGAGCGCGAGATGCATCAGGCCGGCATCGTCAGATCGGTCGTCTTCCCGGGCGTGACACCCGGGGAATCGTACGTCGCCCCGAACAACGGCGTTGCCCGACTCAGCGTCGAACGCCCCTTCGTCGCGTTTGCCCGAATCAACGGCGCGGAAGCACCGGACACCGATCAGACCGGTCGGCTGCGAAACGCCCTTCGTCGACGACAGCCGTACCACACCACCCCAGAGGACGTCGAGCAGTACGCCTACGACGACCGCTTCCACGGCTTCGTCCTCGACCCGACCGTCGACGGCGTGCCGGACGACGCCGTCCTTGAGCAACTGGAAACCGTCGGCCTCCCGGTGATCGTCGCCGGTGGCGAGGGCGCACCCCCCGCTACCCTCGCCGAGACCCTACTCGGGCGCGGCTTTCCGGTCATCGTCTCACACTTCGGCGGTCATCCGTTGAACCGATCGCTCATGCACGAGCTGATCGATCGCCTCGAATTCATCGACGACTGCTATCTCGACACGAGCGTCGTCCGCTACCGGGACGTTCTCGAGCGGGCATTACTCGAGCATCCCGATCGTGTGTTTTTCGGCAGCGGCGCGCCGGCATCGCATCCGAACGTGGCGATCATGGAGATCCTCACACTCGACGTGTCCGCGGACAAACTCCGTCGGGCGTTCTCGAAAAACGCCTGTCGGGTGATCGACGAACTCAGACCCGATCGTGGATGA
- the thsA gene encoding thermosome subunit alpha: protein MGGQPLFILSEDSKRTQGRDAQSSNIMAGKAVAEAVRTTLGPRGMDKMLVDGSGNVVITNDGATILNEMDIEHPAAQMIVEVAETQEDEIGDGTTTAAVLAGNLLAEAEDLIEQDVHATTIVEGYHEAARIALEAIENQVLDADVDDDLLRQVAESSMTGKGTGGLTTEALSETVVETVRHVDTDDGVQRDNIDIHTQVGASSSATELIPGIVLDEEPAHDDMPSTVEDASVAILDVELGVRTGEIDAEYSIDSIDQLSAAIDAEEAELRQYAQDVIDSGVDVLFTTDDVDDRVASLLATEGILTFDDISNKKARKVANATGARRIGALEDLTEDAFGQADRIRTETYGDDDLAFVEGGAAAEAVTVFVRGGTDHVVDELERAIKDALDVVTAALDSGEVVPGAGATEIAIADHVRSAAAGIEGRKQLAVTAFADALDIVPRTLAGNSGQDPIDSLVDLRAAHEAEGRAGLITNGETVTIDDPVEYGVVDPADVKREAVESATEAATMIVRIDDVIAAE, encoded by the coding sequence ATGGGCGGACAGCCCCTGTTCATCCTGAGCGAGGACAGCAAGCGAACGCAGGGTCGGGACGCACAGTCGTCGAACATCATGGCCGGCAAGGCCGTCGCAGAGGCCGTACGGACGACGCTCGGGCCCCGCGGCATGGACAAGATGCTCGTCGACGGGAGCGGCAACGTCGTCATTACGAACGATGGGGCGACCATCCTGAACGAGATGGACATCGAGCACCCTGCCGCACAGATGATCGTCGAAGTGGCCGAAACCCAGGAGGACGAGATCGGCGACGGCACGACGACCGCCGCCGTTCTCGCCGGGAACCTCCTGGCCGAGGCGGAGGATCTCATCGAGCAGGACGTCCACGCGACGACGATCGTCGAGGGCTACCACGAAGCCGCTCGCATCGCGCTCGAGGCCATCGAAAACCAGGTACTCGACGCCGATGTCGACGACGATCTGCTCCGTCAGGTCGCCGAATCGAGCATGACCGGCAAAGGAACCGGTGGGCTGACGACCGAAGCCCTCAGCGAGACGGTCGTCGAAACCGTTCGGCACGTCGACACCGACGACGGCGTTCAGCGTGACAACATCGACATCCACACGCAGGTCGGCGCGTCCTCGAGTGCGACCGAACTGATTCCGGGTATCGTTCTCGACGAGGAACCCGCCCACGACGACATGCCTTCGACCGTCGAAGACGCCTCCGTGGCGATCCTCGACGTCGAACTGGGCGTTCGAACGGGTGAGATCGACGCCGAGTACTCGATCGACTCGATCGACCAGCTTAGTGCCGCGATCGACGCCGAAGAGGCCGAACTCCGCCAGTACGCCCAGGATGTCATCGACAGCGGCGTCGACGTGCTCTTTACGACTGATGACGTCGACGACCGTGTCGCCTCGCTGCTCGCTACCGAAGGCATCCTGACGTTCGACGACATCAGCAACAAGAAGGCCCGGAAGGTCGCCAACGCGACGGGTGCCCGCCGCATCGGCGCGCTCGAAGACCTCACCGAGGACGCCTTCGGTCAGGCCGACCGCATCCGCACGGAAACCTACGGCGACGACGACCTCGCGTTCGTCGAGGGTGGTGCGGCCGCCGAAGCCGTCACCGTCTTCGTCCGTGGCGGCACCGACCACGTCGTCGACGAACTCGAGCGAGCTATCAAAGATGCCCTCGACGTCGTCACCGCAGCCCTCGATTCGGGCGAGGTCGTTCCCGGTGCTGGCGCTACCGAAATCGCCATCGCCGACCACGTCCGCTCGGCTGCCGCCGGCATCGAAGGCCGCAAACAGCTCGCCGTCACGGCGTTCGCTGACGCCCTCGATATCGTCCCACGGACGCTCGCCGGTAACAGCGGCCAGGATCCGATCGACTCGCTGGTCGACCTCCGTGCGGCCCACGAAGCCGAGGGACGCGCTGGGTTGATCACCAACGGCGAAACCGTCACCATCGACGACCCCGTCGAGTACGGCGTCGTCGACCCTGCCGACGTCAAGCGTGAAGCTGTCGAAAGTGCCACCGAAGCCGCAACGATGATCGTTCGTATCGACGACGTCATCGCCGCCGAGTAA
- a CDS encoding HalOD1 output domain-containing protein, translating to MSHSPPTDRLTRFGGPANRPVYYDDRRGTYHTWYDRGEYEPVSTAILMAVSSIRGIDPEYLEPLRDAIDPDALNELFNDWDGQKRGLESVAVSFIYGQCTVTVHGDGEIVIEPMALPVT from the coding sequence ATGTCCCACAGCCCACCGACTGATCGACTGACCCGTTTTGGGGGGCCAGCGAACCGGCCGGTCTACTACGACGACCGACGGGGGACGTACCACACGTGGTACGATCGTGGGGAGTACGAACCGGTGAGTACCGCTATCTTGATGGCCGTTTCATCGATTCGCGGTATCGACCCGGAGTATCTCGAGCCGCTTCGGGATGCGATCGATCCGGATGCGTTAAACGAGTTATTCAACGACTGGGACGGTCAAAAAAGGGGGCTCGAGTCCGTCGCCGTTTCGTTTATCTACGGACAGTGTACGGTCACGGTTCACGGCGATGGCGAGATCGTCATCGAACCGATGGCGTTACCAGTAACCTGA
- a CDS encoding zinc-dependent metalloprotease: MNLFHSVRAVAGASGDAAVDWHAASEAAKAATEPGSISLESDEQAAYARDVRDARAGVRAAAGLEFDVPEVVEIQNRHHWIDANIETFERVMAPMESQLGAFPGAARTINTGTMTVLLAFLGRNVLGQYDPLLLAETPEDDHALYFVRPNILKAAEVLEVDPDRFRRWIAFHEVTHAAEFGAAPWLSTHLESRMQDGIDALAEGSFDRSVFRELDTTMTVVEGYAELLMDHAFDDEYEDLRRKLDARRQGRGPLQQLFRRLLGLGLKQRQYERGKAFFEAVTDARDLTFASQVWNHPDNLPSDSELDAPRHWVARMER, from the coding sequence GTGAATCTCTTTCATAGCGTTCGTGCCGTTGCCGGCGCCTCCGGCGACGCCGCCGTGGACTGGCACGCCGCTTCTGAGGCCGCGAAGGCCGCCACGGAGCCTGGATCGATCTCTCTCGAATCCGACGAACAGGCCGCTTACGCTCGAGACGTCCGCGATGCGCGAGCGGGCGTCCGGGCCGCCGCCGGACTCGAGTTCGACGTTCCCGAGGTGGTCGAAATTCAGAACCGACATCACTGGATCGACGCCAACATCGAGACGTTCGAACGCGTGATGGCCCCGATGGAATCCCAGCTTGGCGCGTTCCCGGGTGCTGCGCGAACGATCAATACCGGGACGATGACCGTCCTGTTGGCGTTTCTCGGCCGAAACGTGCTCGGCCAGTACGACCCACTCCTGCTCGCGGAGACGCCAGAGGACGACCACGCGCTATATTTCGTCCGACCGAACATCCTGAAGGCGGCCGAGGTTCTCGAGGTCGATCCCGATCGGTTCCGCCGCTGGATCGCCTTCCACGAGGTGACCCACGCCGCGGAGTTCGGCGCTGCCCCCTGGCTGTCGACCCATCTCGAGTCGCGGATGCAAGACGGCATCGACGCACTCGCCGAGGGGTCGTTCGACCGGAGCGTGTTTCGTGAACTCGATACGACGATGACCGTCGTCGAGGGGTACGCCGAACTCCTGATGGATCACGCGTTCGACGACGAGTACGAGGATCTCCGTCGAAAACTCGACGCCCGGAGACAGGGTCGTGGCCCACTCCAGCAACTGTTCAGGCGACTGCTCGGACTGGGGTTAAAACAGCGCCAGTACGAACGCGGAAAAGCCTTCTTCGAAGCCGTCACGGATGCCAGAGACCTCACGTTCGCCAGCCAGGTCTGGAACCATCCCGACAACCTCCCATCCGACAGCGAACTCGATGCGCCACGCCACTGGGTAGCTCGAATGGAGCGATAA
- a CDS encoding M42 family peptidase gives MDTSAREFLVELLETPSPSGYETRGQRVWLEYVEQFADDVRTDAYGNAIAVHEGDPDAPEIVLTGHADEIGFLVKSIDDDGFVRPGRIGGSDPSVSRGQHVTIHTDDGPVDGVIGQTAIHLREDDGDDPEITDLWIDIGADSEDEAAERVRIGDPITFSSTVSWLSETRLAARGVDNRVGTWAAAEGFRQAVENGTEATVYAVSTVQEELGIKGAKMVGFDLEPDAVVVVDVGHAVDYPSAPSEKTSQMELGGGPALGRGSTNHPVLFDALRSIAEDVEIDVQIEALGGGTGTDADGFFTAAGGIPSQVVSVPNRYMHTPVEVIETDDLEEIATLLGAFASEAHTFTPFTVDV, from the coding sequence ATGGATACATCGGCTCGCGAGTTCCTCGTCGAGTTGCTCGAGACGCCATCGCCCTCTGGCTACGAAACCCGCGGGCAGCGCGTCTGGCTCGAGTACGTCGAACAGTTCGCGGACGACGTTCGTACCGACGCCTACGGAAACGCTATCGCCGTCCACGAGGGCGATCCCGACGCGCCGGAAATCGTCCTGACTGGTCACGCCGACGAGATCGGATTTCTCGTCAAATCGATCGACGACGACGGGTTCGTCCGCCCCGGGCGTATCGGCGGGAGCGACCCCTCCGTCTCCCGTGGGCAACACGTCACGATCCACACCGACGACGGCCCCGTGGATGGCGTCATCGGCCAGACGGCGATCCACCTCCGGGAAGACGACGGCGACGACCCCGAAATCACCGATCTCTGGATCGACATCGGTGCCGACAGCGAGGACGAGGCGGCCGAGCGCGTTCGGATCGGCGACCCGATCACGTTCTCCTCGACTGTGTCCTGGCTCTCCGAAACCCGCCTCGCTGCGAGAGGGGTCGACAACCGCGTCGGCACCTGGGCGGCCGCTGAGGGATTTCGCCAGGCTGTCGAGAACGGTACCGAGGCGACCGTATACGCCGTTTCGACCGTCCAGGAGGAACTCGGCATCAAGGGCGCGAAGATGGTCGGATTCGACCTTGAGCCCGACGCCGTCGTCGTCGTGGACGTCGGTCACGCGGTCGATTACCCCTCCGCGCCGAGCGAGAAGACGAGCCAGATGGAACTCGGCGGGGGGCCGGCGCTCGGCCGCGGTAGCACCAACCACCCGGTGCTCTTCGACGCCTTGCGATCGATCGCTGAGGACGTCGAGATCGACGTCCAGATCGAAGCCCTCGGTGGCGGCACCGGCACGGACGCGGACGGCTTCTTCACCGCCGCTGGCGGCATCCCCTCCCAGGTCGTCAGCGTCCCCAACCGCTACATGCACACCCCGGTGGAAGTGATCGAGACGGACGACCTCGAGGAGATTGCGACGCTTCTTGGCGCGTTCGCGAGCGAGGCCCACACGTTCACTCCGTTCACTGTGGACGTCTGA